One window from the genome of Blastocatellia bacterium encodes:
- a CDS encoding hemerythrin domain-containing protein, whose translation MSIVNPQIIETLKHQHRIVIDMATKILNSINKDSQNIDDISISLRILAGKVREHVGLEDREIYPRLMISSDSTISSLATKYKHDIGGLLPKFNFYMENWLDKTKIKNNLTDFIKDTNEILNALLTRIETEDKELYPLIDGLSEK comes from the coding sequence ATGTCAATTGTAAATCCGCAAATTATAGAAACACTTAAACACCAACATAGAATTGTTATAGATATGGCTACAAAAATACTTAATTCAATTAATAAAGATTCTCAAAATATAGATGATATTAGCATTTCTTTAAGAATCTTAGCTGGAAAAGTGCGTGAACACGTAGGATTAGAAGATAGAGAAATATACCCTCGGCTAATGATCTCTAGTGATAGCACTATTAGTAGCCTAGCCACAAAATATAAACATGATATTGGTGGACTTTTACCTAAATTTAATTTTTATATGGAAAACTGGCTAGATAAAACAAAGATTAAAAACAACTTAACAGATTTTATTAAAGATACAAATGAAATATTAAATGCTCTTTTAACAAGAATTGAAACCGAAGACAAAGAACTTTATCCATTAATTGATGGCTTAAGTGAAAAATAA
- a CDS encoding hemerythrin domain-containing protein — protein MKRHKSLVSLSREHHLALVQAYNLRYLGSEKITLPTQEVVEKFLSFWEEELVKHFRKEEEILLPKLARYSKDHIGEITQLLLEHLDLRCRLDELKSCVRENQLPSLRTLNEFGEQLYKHIRFEEDKFFALVEENLPESELKQLLELLENN, from the coding sequence ATGAAGCGACATAAAAGCCTTGTTTCGCTCTCACGAGAGCATCATCTTGCACTAGTCCAAGCCTATAATTTACGTTATTTAGGAAGTGAAAAGATAACTTTACCCACTCAAGAAGTTGTGGAAAAATTCCTTTCTTTTTGGGAAGAAGAACTTGTAAAACATTTTCGTAAAGAGGAAGAAATTTTACTTCCTAAGCTAGCAAGATATTCTAAAGATCATATTGGGGAAATTACTCAACTACTTCTAGAACATTTAGACTTAAGATGTCGCTTAGATGAGTTAAAATCTTGTGTTCGAGAAAATCAATTGCCAAGCCTTAGAACACTTAATGAGTTTGGAGAACAACTTTATAAGCATATTAGGTTTGAAGAAGACAAGTTTTTTGCTTTAGTAGAAGAAAATCTACCAGAATCAGAACTAAAACAACTTTTAGAATTATTGGAGAATAATTAA